The genomic DNA TGGGCGCTCAACTGGTTAAAGAAGTAGCAACCAAAACCAACGATGTAGCTGGTGATGGTACGACAACCGCTACTGTTTTGGCTCAAGCCCTCATCACAGAAGGTTTAAAAAACGTAACTGCTGGAGCAAGCCCAATCGGTATCCGTAAAGGGATCGACAAAGCGGTTAAAGCTGCTGTTGCTGAACTGCAAGCCATCTCCAAGCCAATCGAAAGCAAACAATCCATTGCACAAGTAGCCGGTATTTCCGCTGCTGATGATGAAGTAGGCGAACTGATCGCTGAAGCTATGGAAAAAGTGGGCAAAGACGGTGTGATCACGGTTGAAGAATCCCGCGGTTTTGCAACGGAGCTGGAAGTGGTTGAAGGTATGCAGTTTGACCGTGGCTACATTTCCCCGTACATGATTACAGATACGGACAAAATGGAAGCTGTACTGGACAATCCGTATATCCTGATCACAGACAAAAAAATCACAAACACACAAGAAATTTTGCCTTTGCTTGAGAAAATCGTACAACAAGGCAAGCCACTCGTGCTGATCGCTGAAGACATCGAAGGCGAAGCGCTGGCTATGCTCGTTGTTAACAAACTGCGTGGTACATTCAACGCTGTAGCTGTTAAAGCTCCAGGCTTTGGTGACCGTCGTAAAGCAATGCTGCAAGATATCGCTGCCCTGACAGGCGGTCAAGTGATCACGGAAGAACTGGGTCTGGACCTGAAAACTGCTTCCGTAGACCAACTGGGTACAGCACGTCAAGTGCGTATTACGAAGGAAAATACGATTGTGGTTGACGGCGCTGGTAACAAAGCCGACATCGACGCTCGTGTTAGTCAAATCCGTACACAACTGGAAGAAACGACTTCCGAGTTCGACAAAGAGAAGCTGCAAGAGCGTCTGGCTAAATTGTCTGGCGGCGTAGCAGTTATCAAAGTCGGTGCGGCTACTGAAACAGAATTGAAAGAACGCAAACTGCGCATCGAAGATGCCCTGAACGCAACCCGTGCTGCGGTTGAAGAAGGTATCGTATCCGGTGGTGGTGTAGCGCTTCTGAACGTATACAAAGCCGTTGCAGCCGTTGAACTGCAAGGCGACGAGCAAACAGGCGTGAACATCGTGTTGCGTGCTCTGGAAGCTCCAATCCGCACGATCGCTGCTAACGCAGGTGAAGAAGGCTCTGTCATCGTTGAGCGTCTGAAACGCGAAGAAGTTGGCGTAGGCTTTAACGCAGCTACTGGCGACTGGGTAAACATGATCGACGCTGGTATCGTGGACCCTGCAAAAGTAACTCGTTATGCACTGCAAAACGCTGCTTCCGTAGCAGCAATGTTCCTGACCACCGAAGCAGTTATCGCTGACAAGCCAGAACCAGAAAAGGCAGCAATGCCTGATATG from Paenibacillus sp. FSL R10-2782 includes the following:
- the groL gene encoding chaperonin GroEL (60 kDa chaperone family; promotes refolding of misfolded polypeptides especially under stressful conditions; forms two stacked rings of heptamers to form a barrel-shaped 14mer; ends can be capped by GroES; misfolded proteins enter the barrel where they are refolded when GroES binds); protein product: MAKDIKFSEDARRSMLRGVDALANAVKVTLGPKGRNVVLEKKFGSPLITNDGVTIAKEIELEDAFENMGAQLVKEVATKTNDVAGDGTTTATVLAQALITEGLKNVTAGASPIGIRKGIDKAVKAAVAELQAISKPIESKQSIAQVAGISAADDEVGELIAEAMEKVGKDGVITVEESRGFATELEVVEGMQFDRGYISPYMITDTDKMEAVLDNPYILITDKKITNTQEILPLLEKIVQQGKPLVLIAEDIEGEALAMLVVNKLRGTFNAVAVKAPGFGDRRKAMLQDIAALTGGQVITEELGLDLKTASVDQLGTARQVRITKENTIVVDGAGNKADIDARVSQIRTQLEETTSEFDKEKLQERLAKLSGGVAVIKVGAATETELKERKLRIEDALNATRAAVEEGIVSGGGVALLNVYKAVAAVELQGDEQTGVNIVLRALEAPIRTIAANAGEEGSVIVERLKREEVGVGFNAATGDWVNMIDAGIVDPAKVTRYALQNAASVAAMFLTTEAVIADKPEPEKAAMPDMGGMGGMGGMM